From the genome of Persephonella sp., one region includes:
- a CDS encoding ATP-binding protein, giving the protein MKNPFTIGIAKEERFCNRKKEIKELKNFIKNRQSVVIYSPRRYGKTSLIKKVLNDLEKENKNFGGIYVDLFSVSSYQDFVEIFSKSVIHSIGREVNRSFIKKVKNLFRSITPTFTFKPDGSFSVSISFSPSLTIENLLSDLFEGLENYAENNRLSLCIVFDEFQEITTLEESKKIEGIIRSYIQNQQNVSYVFVGSRRKLLLDMFIDQKRPFYKSSYLYRLEKIGKEEFVKCIKNGFDKTGKICFEDIAQNIYDLAEGYPYYVQKLSAIVWDLTDKKVSEKIVNDALKTLIKMESIDFENIWINLNKGEKIVLKTIVKFPHLSVYSKDFIESSGLSIGGIQKAVSSLIKKDIIEKENKKLKLTDPVMAHWIKKSVQD; this is encoded by the coding sequence ATGAAGAACCCCTTTACGATAGGTATAGCAAAGGAAGAAAGATTTTGCAATAGAAAAAAAGAGATAAAAGAGCTTAAAAATTTCATAAAAAACAGGCAAAGCGTTGTTATATATTCCCCAAGAAGATACGGCAAAACATCATTAATCAAAAAAGTTCTCAATGATCTTGAAAAGGAAAACAAAAACTTTGGTGGGATATATGTTGATTTATTTTCTGTTTCATCATATCAGGATTTCGTTGAGATCTTTTCAAAATCGGTTATACACAGCATAGGAAGAGAAGTAAACAGATCTTTTATCAAAAAAGTAAAAAATCTTTTTAGAAGCATAACCCCCACCTTTACATTTAAACCTGACGGATCTTTTTCTGTTTCAATATCTTTTAGCCCTTCTCTCACGATTGAGAACCTTCTTTCTGATCTATTTGAAGGTCTTGAAAACTATGCTGAAAATAACAGGCTTTCTCTATGTATAGTTTTTGATGAATTTCAGGAGATAACAACACTTGAGGAATCAAAAAAAATAGAAGGAATAATAAGAAGTTATATTCAAAACCAACAGAATGTAAGTTATGTCTTTGTGGGAAGCAGAAGAAAACTTCTGCTGGACATGTTCATAGATCAGAAAAGACCTTTTTACAAAAGTTCATATCTGTATCGGCTTGAGAAAATAGGAAAAGAAGAATTCGTAAAATGTATAAAAAATGGTTTTGATAAAACCGGTAAGATCTGTTTTGAAGATATTGCACAAAATATATACGATCTTGCAGAAGGATACCCTTATTATGTCCAAAAATTATCGGCGATCGTATGGGATCTGACAGACAAGAAGGTATCAGAAAAAATAGTAAATGATGCATTAAAAACATTAATAAAAATGGAAAGTATTGATTTTGAAAATATATGGATAAACCTGAACAAAGGTGAAAAAATTGTTTTGAAAACTATTGTAAAGTTTCCTCATTTGTCTGTTTATTCAAAGGATTTTATAGAGAGTTCCGGGCTTTCTATTGGTGGAATTCAGAAAGCTGTAAGCTCACTGATCAAGAAAGATATCATAGAAAAAGAAAACAAAAAGTTGAAACTGACAGATCCAGTTATGGCTCACTGGATAAAAAAATCCGTTCAGGATTAG